One Sediminicola sp. YIK13 DNA segment encodes these proteins:
- a CDS encoding DUF3667 domain-containing protein yields MSTEKSCKNCGGKMATDYQYCPYCGQEVADNLTIGLLFSNTISNYFSVDARFFRSFIPLMFKPGVLARRFVDGKRQYYLHPAQFYLFSSVLFFFLFSFTVRKVDNTFSQVLKKGLEQKINVDSLATGKDSIRLAAAKKKLQDKKFILGTSDKDLSTIDSLLTAEQQGDTVTAPHFFLSFKREVLDSLITAEAPRDQKLKAMGLKDDAGAFETRFYGQVLKVYEQRGDGMLKAFYDIIPIAMFLLMPLFALLLKIFYWRKGNFAHHMVFSFYFFTFLFTSFFVLLLANSLMELPLWIELLFLFSFLIYLMLSLRNFYDSSWGWAFFKANTISFIYLLFIIPVAFFGLILTSFMLY; encoded by the coding sequence ATGTCTACCGAGAAAAGTTGCAAAAATTGTGGGGGCAAGATGGCCACAGATTACCAGTACTGTCCGTATTGTGGCCAGGAAGTAGCAGATAACCTTACCATTGGCCTGTTGTTCAGCAACACCATCAGCAATTACTTTTCCGTGGATGCCCGTTTTTTTAGAAGCTTTATCCCGCTGATGTTCAAGCCAGGGGTGCTGGCACGTCGGTTTGTAGATGGCAAAAGGCAGTATTACCTGCATCCCGCCCAGTTTTACCTCTTCAGTTCGGTACTCTTCTTTTTTCTGTTCTCATTTACCGTACGAAAAGTGGACAATACCTTCAGCCAAGTATTGAAAAAGGGCCTTGAACAAAAAATTAACGTGGACAGTCTTGCAACCGGAAAGGATTCCATACGGCTTGCTGCGGCCAAAAAGAAGCTACAGGACAAGAAGTTTATCCTTGGTACATCGGATAAGGATTTGAGCACCATAGACTCCCTGCTGACGGCAGAACAGCAAGGGGATACGGTGACGGCCCCACATTTTTTTCTTAGTTTTAAGCGGGAAGTACTGGATTCCCTCATCACCGCTGAAGCGCCAAGGGACCAAAAACTAAAGGCCATGGGTCTCAAGGATGATGCGGGGGCCTTTGAAACGAGATTTTACGGGCAAGTGCTCAAGGTGTACGAGCAGCGTGGGGACGGTATGTTAAAAGCCTTTTACGATATTATTCCCATTGCCATGTTTTTGCTGATGCCGCTTTTTGCCCTTTTGCTCAAAATATTTTATTGGAGAAAAGGGAATTTTGCCCATCATATGGTTTTTAGTTTTTATTTCTTCACCTTCCTCTTTACCTCCTTCTTTGTTCTGCTGTTGGCAAATAGCTTGATGGAACTGCCCTTATGGATAGAACTTCTGTTCTTATTTTCATTTCTCATTTATCTGATGCTCTCCCTGCGGAATTTTTATGACAGCTCCTGGGGATGGGCCTTTTTTAAAGCGAATACTATTTCCTTTATTTATTTATTGTTCATTATCCCCGTTGCTTTTTTTGGTCTAATATTAACCTCATTTATGCTGTATTGA
- a CDS encoding Crp/Fnr family transcriptional regulator, with protein sequence MTSDSNDYPRYVQALKQSAFLKDSTAEALDQLLSQMTAEQWRAKTFRNSMDVATTFHFIVSGRLKVYKSNPDTGREHTVFVLSKGDVFDVLSLLDTEPNEVYWEALDTLEVLKVPMDQMRLWINEYPVMHKAIISYLGKRMQQLMNIATDVTLHSTLVRLAALLLKNINGETRKLELINNLPNDEIAGLIGTTRSVVSRHIQELKRVGAISVSRRKINVKNLEVLLAIAEEKHLP encoded by the coding sequence ATGACCTCAGACAGCAACGATTACCCAAGATATGTACAAGCCCTAAAACAATCGGCCTTTTTAAAGGATTCCACGGCCGAGGCCCTAGACCAGCTTCTTTCCCAAATGACAGCCGAACAATGGCGCGCCAAGACGTTTAGAAACAGCATGGACGTGGCCACTACCTTTCATTTTATTGTTTCCGGAAGGCTAAAAGTGTACAAATCCAATCCCGATACCGGAAGGGAACACACAGTCTTCGTATTGTCCAAAGGGGATGTCTTTGATGTGCTTTCGCTCTTGGATACAGAACCCAATGAGGTGTACTGGGAGGCCCTGGACACCTTGGAGGTCTTAAAAGTACCTATGGACCAAATGCGGTTGTGGATCAATGAATACCCGGTAATGCACAAGGCGATCATATCCTACTTGGGGAAACGCATGCAACAGCTGATGAATATTGCCACCGATGTCACCCTGCACAGCACCCTGGTGCGCCTTGCCGCCCTGCTGCTGAAAAACATCAATGGGGAGACCCGTAAACTGGAATTGATCAACAACCTGCCCAACGATGAGATTGCCGGCCTTATTGGCACTACAAGATCTGTGGTGAGCAGACATATCCAGGAACTCAAACGGGTAGGGGCCATCTCCGTGAGCCGCAGAAAAATAAATGTGAAAAACCTGGAAGTCCTCCTGGCCATCGCGGAAGAAAAGCACCTTCCATAA
- a CDS encoding PepSY-like domain-containing protein, producing the protein MALSLLRLFRNKKSQVSPFVFVAFRIKFPKATNLVWHQVGILKWQVGFTLKMKRCTALFNSDGQWLETVTILPMHLLPEQLQQSLKEKHAVKGHKEIHHVQTPDRSHYEMSFTEGSSTYKLLFDVSFNIVGKLVL; encoded by the coding sequence ATGGCCTTATCACTATTGCGGCTCTTCAGAAATAAAAAGTCCCAGGTGAGCCCTTTTGTATTTGTGGCATTTCGCATCAAATTTCCCAAGGCCACAAACCTTGTTTGGCATCAAGTGGGGATTTTAAAATGGCAGGTAGGTTTCACCCTTAAAATGAAAAGGTGTACGGCTTTGTTCAATAGTGATGGTCAATGGCTAGAAACGGTGACCATATTGCCCATGCACCTGCTTCCGGAACAGTTGCAACAGTCTTTGAAGGAGAAACATGCAGTAAAAGGGCATAAAGAAATCCATCACGTGCAAACTCCAGATCGGAGTCATTATGAAATGAGTTTTACAGAGGGTTCCAGTACGTATAAACTGCTCTTTGATGTTTCGTTCAATATTGTAGGGAAGTTGGTCTTGTAA
- a CDS encoding aspartate aminotransferase family protein, which yields MIEELTKSQALLDRRKNAVANGVGVFNTATVSDAKGAIIIDADGRELIDFAGGIGVVNAGHCPEPVVAAIREQAGKYLHTSFNVVTYEPYIELCEELIDILPHGEQTKAMLVSTGAEAVENAIKIARQATKRPAIICFTGAYHGRTMMAMTLTSKISYKYDCGPFAPEVYRLPFPNLYRYKGDRNEAAFVKDELKRLRESALNLVDVKSVAAIILEPIQGEGGFNPIPQEYLEGLRAFCDEHGILLIMDEVQSGFCRTGHWASWQHYGVQPDISTYAKSMGSGLPIAAVLGRADIMDAAAAGSIGGTYIGSPVCCAAALATIKYMKEIDLNAKAVEVGATIMNRLKNLMKECPQIGDVRGIGAMIGIEFVKDGDPTQPDAEICTRIVKGCSDNGLIMLSAGTHKNIIRILSPLVITPEHLDKGMTIFENEIRKARKK from the coding sequence ATGATAGAAGAATTGACAAAATCCCAGGCGCTCCTAGATCGGAGAAAGAATGCCGTTGCCAACGGTGTGGGTGTATTCAATACCGCTACGGTATCGGACGCCAAAGGTGCTATAATCATTGATGCCGATGGGCGCGAACTCATCGATTTTGCCGGGGGCATAGGGGTGGTCAATGCAGGGCATTGCCCGGAACCCGTGGTTGCTGCTATCCGGGAACAGGCGGGAAAGTATTTGCATACCAGTTTTAACGTGGTCACCTATGAGCCCTATATTGAACTCTGTGAGGAACTGATCGATATTCTGCCCCACGGGGAGCAGACCAAGGCTATGCTGGTAAGTACGGGGGCCGAAGCGGTGGAGAACGCCATTAAAATTGCGAGACAGGCTACAAAAAGGCCCGCTATTATCTGTTTTACGGGAGCGTATCACGGGCGGACCATGATGGCTATGACCTTGACCAGCAAGATAAGCTATAAGTATGATTGTGGCCCTTTTGCCCCGGAAGTGTACCGGCTTCCTTTTCCCAACCTATACAGGTATAAGGGGGACAGGAATGAGGCTGCCTTTGTGAAGGATGAACTAAAACGACTGCGCGAAAGCGCTCTTAATCTGGTAGATGTAAAGAGCGTTGCCGCTATCATCTTGGAACCGATACAAGGGGAGGGCGGATTTAATCCCATTCCCCAGGAATATTTGGAAGGGCTCCGTGCCTTTTGTGACGAGCATGGCATCCTGCTAATTATGGACGAGGTGCAAAGTGGTTTCTGTAGAACAGGCCATTGGGCCAGTTGGCAGCATTACGGGGTGCAACCAGATATCAGCACCTATGCCAAATCTATGGGATCTGGCCTGCCCATTGCGGCTGTTCTGGGCCGTGCAGATATTATGGATGCAGCAGCAGCGGGATCCATTGGCGGCACCTATATAGGAAGTCCGGTATGTTGTGCGGCGGCTTTGGCCACCATTAAATACATGAAAGAGATAGATCTTAATGCCAAGGCTGTGGAAGTTGGGGCAACGATCATGAACCGCTTGAAAAATTTGATGAAAGAGTGTCCCCAAATTGGGGATGTAAGGGGAATTGGTGCCATGATAGGTATCGAATTTGTGAAGGATGGTGATCCCACCCAGCCCGATGCGGAGATATGTACAAGAATTGTAAAAGGCTGTTCGGACAACGGTTTGATCATGCTGAGTGCAGGTACCCATAAAAATATTATCAGAATACTATCGCCCTTGGTCATCACCCCGGAACATCTGGATAAAGGGATGACCATTTTTGAAAACGAAATAAGAAAAGCTAGAAAAAAATAA
- a CDS encoding carbon-nitrogen hydrolase family protein has translation MKPFAIAGIQMKVSAVASNVEMMKLKIDITMNLYPWIEMIMFSELCAYGPLTHTAQPIPNNFEAEMQAMAKKYGIWLLPGSIFEKSGDEIYNTATVINPQGEIVTRYRKMFPFYPYEAGVTPGQDYCVFDVPDVARFGVSICYDMWFPETIRTLTTMGAEVIMHPTMSGTIDREIELSIVRAMASINQCYFFDVNGLDTGGCGRSIVCGPDGRILHQSEGTEEIIPLELNITRAKRSRELGILRLGQPLKSFRDHIHTQQFGIYQPNVATPYLDSLGPLIKPTRLDTITELKIKENALGQQASPIHFKGDGVL, from the coding sequence ATGAAACCATTCGCAATTGCAGGAATACAGATGAAGGTATCAGCGGTCGCTTCCAATGTGGAAATGATGAAGTTGAAAATTGATATTACCATGAACCTTTATCCATGGATAGAAATGATCATGTTCAGTGAACTATGCGCCTACGGGCCCTTAACACATACCGCACAGCCCATCCCAAATAATTTTGAGGCCGAAATGCAGGCCATGGCGAAGAAGTATGGAATTTGGTTGTTACCAGGATCTATCTTCGAAAAAAGTGGGGACGAGATTTACAATACGGCCACAGTGATCAATCCTCAGGGAGAAATCGTGACCCGTTACAGGAAAATGTTTCCGTTTTATCCGTATGAGGCAGGGGTAACACCGGGACAGGATTATTGCGTTTTCGATGTGCCTGATGTCGCAAGATTTGGCGTATCCATCTGTTATGATATGTGGTTTCCAGAAACCATTAGAACCTTGACCACCATGGGAGCTGAAGTGATTATGCACCCTACCATGTCGGGCACCATTGATCGGGAGATTGAACTGTCCATAGTAAGGGCAATGGCTTCAATAAATCAATGCTATTTCTTTGATGTCAACGGATTGGACACTGGAGGTTGTGGACGTTCTATCGTCTGTGGCCCTGATGGGCGCATTTTGCACCAGTCGGAAGGTACGGAGGAGATCATCCCACTTGAATTAAATATCACTAGAGCAAAAAGAAGTCGTGAATTGGGGATCCTTCGTTTAGGACAACCTCTTAAAAGTTTTAGGGACCATATACATACCCAGCAATTTGGGATTTATCAACCCAATGTTGCCACGCCCTATCTAGATTCTTTGGGGCCGCTGATAAAGCCTACCCGTCTGGATACAATTACAGAATTAAAGATAAAAGAAAATGCATTGGGGCAACAAGCCTCACCAATCCACTTTAAAGGGGATGGCGTACTATAA
- a CDS encoding VOC family protein yields MGGIPTGKKKKEATIKNYVSWFEIPAIDFTQAVNFYNHIFGIEMAQNVTEVNAMAFFPATKGIGGAIIAGPGSVPSDTGPLLYLNGGKDLGDVLNKVEEAGGRIVMPKTLISEDAGYFAIFIDCQGNKLALHSNN; encoded by the coding sequence ATGGGTGGAATTCCAACTGGTAAAAAGAAAAAGGAAGCGACAATTAAAAATTATGTGAGTTGGTTCGAAATTCCCGCGATCGATTTTACGCAGGCTGTGAATTTTTACAACCACATCTTCGGGATAGAAATGGCCCAAAACGTAACGGAGGTGAATGCCATGGCCTTTTTTCCGGCTACGAAAGGCATTGGGGGGGCAATTATTGCCGGCCCCGGGTCGGTACCCAGTGATACGGGCCCGCTGCTCTATTTGAACGGAGGCAAAGATCTGGGCGATGTGCTCAACAAGGTGGAAGAGGCAGGTGGCCGCATCGTAATGCCCAAGACCCTCATCAGCGAAGATGCGGGGTATTTTGCCATTTTTATCGATTGCCAAGGAAACAAACTCGCTTTACATTCAAACAACTAG
- a CDS encoding aminotransferase class I/II-fold pyridoxal phosphate-dependent enzyme — MIKDKTKRAPYYNIGQLRVDYWNKLKIETAELGRCQKGSENENNHKNKVEELLSDLKGVECYFASPGKGRMRKLENAFSNQEHDSLSHMVAETTKQLVGDSYRSNPDFIDFDEQSMESAEEHDQHVSVRKNHFEVLFVDDISDQEEGKLRHSLRGLRTPNDKFTYGVVVQRSFQDVMIALLFNHNIQAVVVRYAPPYLSKKITPLIKPYIEKVTKLDFSSIPETELGPLMGELIKKYRPELDTYYVTDTALGHLKDSTIKGFRRIFYQTEDIQELHLTIMRGIAERYNTPFFSALVEYSQKPTGVFHAMPISRGNSVFKSRWINDFGDFYGRNMFLAETSATTGGLDSLLQPTGPIKKAQEMARDAYGSQYTYFVTNGTSTANKIVMQALVKPQDVVLIDRDCHKSHHYGLVLAGAYPVYLDSYPIEEYSMYGAVPLEQIKTKLLQLKDAGRLDNVKMLLLTNCTFDGLVYNVERVMEQVLAIKPDMVFLWDEAWFAFAGFANNYKQRTGMFTAKKLCDRYSSEKYRAKYKEHIKGLKEGEQSLLPDPDKVKIRVYATQSTHKTLSSFRQGSMIHIWDEDFRRKTENTFLEAYMTHTSTSPNYQMLASLDIGRRQVQLEGFELVEKSIELAMVLRAKVNDNPQLSKYFDVLTVKDFIPDQYRQTGLKEYYTKNAGWNRMEEAWEKDEFVLDPTKITLYIGKTGVDGDTFKNKYLMDKFNIQINKTSRNTVLFMTNIGTTRGSITYLTNALLKIADELDDEVKSLSDKELEIRDKRIYSLTQEVPPLPDFSYFHHSFQAVPGVPGGNLREAYFLAYDEENYEYVPLNDVLSIMEKGRKLVASTFVIPYPPGFPVLVPGQVVSEEIINFLTVLDVSEIHGYRSDLGLRVFKEKVLDRHMITTSIGGMAIGKKKKQLI; from the coding sequence GTGATTAAAGACAAAACAAAAAGAGCACCTTATTATAACATCGGGCAACTCCGTGTAGATTATTGGAACAAACTAAAAATCGAAACGGCAGAGCTCGGCCGTTGCCAAAAGGGATCTGAAAACGAAAACAATCACAAAAATAAGGTTGAGGAATTGTTAAGCGACCTGAAAGGGGTGGAGTGCTATTTTGCCTCTCCGGGAAAAGGGCGCATGCGCAAACTAGAAAATGCCTTTAGCAACCAGGAGCACGACTCCCTGAGCCATATGGTGGCCGAAACCACAAAACAATTGGTGGGGGACAGCTACAGAAGTAATCCCGACTTTATTGATTTTGATGAACAGAGCATGGAATCGGCCGAGGAGCACGACCAACATGTCAGCGTTCGCAAAAACCACTTTGAGGTCTTGTTCGTGGATGATATTTCTGATCAGGAAGAAGGTAAATTAAGGCATAGCCTAAGGGGCCTACGGACCCCCAACGACAAGTTTACCTATGGCGTGGTGGTACAGCGTTCTTTTCAGGATGTGATGATCGCCCTCCTGTTCAACCACAATATCCAGGCAGTGGTGGTGCGTTATGCGCCTCCATACCTATCTAAAAAGATTACCCCCCTTATCAAACCCTATATTGAAAAGGTGACCAAGCTCGATTTTTCATCGATACCGGAAACCGAACTCGGCCCCCTCATGGGAGAACTGATCAAGAAGTACAGGCCCGAGTTGGATACCTATTATGTGACCGATACAGCATTGGGACATCTTAAGGACAGTACCATTAAGGGGTTTAGACGTATATTTTATCAAACAGAGGATATACAGGAGCTGCACCTGACCATTATGCGCGGAATTGCGGAGCGGTACAATACCCCCTTCTTTTCGGCTTTGGTAGAATACAGCCAAAAGCCCACAGGGGTCTTTCATGCCATGCCCATCTCTCGTGGGAATTCGGTCTTCAAATCCAGATGGATCAATGATTTTGGGGATTTTTACGGTCGGAATATGTTTTTGGCGGAAACCTCGGCCACCACAGGGGGGCTCGATTCCCTTCTGCAGCCAACGGGACCTATTAAAAAGGCCCAGGAAATGGCACGTGATGCCTATGGTTCCCAATACACCTATTTTGTGACCAACGGAACATCCACCGCAAATAAAATAGTGATGCAGGCCTTGGTGAAACCACAGGATGTAGTGCTTATCGACCGCGATTGCCATAAGTCGCACCACTATGGTCTGGTTTTGGCCGGGGCGTATCCCGTGTATCTGGATTCTTACCCAATAGAAGAGTATTCCATGTACGGGGCAGTGCCCTTGGAGCAGATCAAAACCAAACTGCTACAACTGAAAGATGCGGGAAGGTTGGACAATGTGAAGATGTTGCTGCTGACCAATTGTACGTTTGATGGTCTTGTTTACAATGTGGAACGGGTAATGGAACAAGTGCTCGCCATAAAACCGGATATGGTCTTTTTATGGGATGAGGCCTGGTTTGCCTTTGCAGGTTTTGCCAACAATTACAAGCAACGAACCGGAATGTTCACCGCTAAAAAGCTTTGTGACAGATACAGTAGTGAAAAGTATAGGGCGAAGTACAAGGAGCATATCAAAGGCCTGAAGGAGGGAGAACAATCTTTATTGCCCGATCCCGATAAGGTGAAGATTAGGGTCTATGCCACCCAAAGCACACATAAGACCTTGAGCAGCTTTAGACAGGGCTCTATGATCCATATTTGGGATGAGGATTTCCGTCGCAAGACCGAGAATACCTTTCTCGAGGCCTATATGACCCATACCTCTACCTCCCCCAATTACCAGATGTTGGCCTCCTTAGATATCGGAAGAAGACAGGTACAGCTGGAAGGTTTTGAACTGGTGGAAAAAAGTATTGAATTGGCCATGGTCCTTAGGGCCAAGGTGAATGACAATCCCCAGCTGAGCAAATATTTTGATGTGCTGACGGTGAAAGATTTTATTCCGGATCAATACCGACAAACCGGCCTTAAGGAATACTATACCAAAAATGCCGGGTGGAACCGTATGGAAGAGGCCTGGGAGAAGGATGAATTTGTGCTGGACCCTACCAAAATTACCTTGTATATAGGAAAAACAGGGGTAGATGGTGACACCTTCAAGAACAAATACTTGATGGATAAGTTCAATATCCAGATCAATAAAACCTCTAGGAACACCGTGCTGTTCATGACGAACATAGGGACCACCAGAGGGAGTATCACCTATCTGACCAATGCGCTTTTAAAAATTGCGGATGAATTGGACGATGAGGTAAAATCTTTGAGCGACAAGGAACTGGAAATACGGGACAAACGGATTTATTCGTTGACCCAAGAGGTGCCGCCCTTACCAGATTTCAGTTATTTCCACCACTCTTTCCAGGCCGTCCCAGGCGTCCCCGGAGGTAATCTGCGGGAAGCCTATTTCTTGGCCTACGATGAAGAAAATTATGAATATGTCCCTTTGAACGACGTATTGTCCATCATGGAAAAGGGCAGAAAACTGGTAGCCTCCACCTTTGTGATTCCCTACCCACCCGGGTTTCCTGTATTGGTACCGGGGCAGGTAGTAAGTGAGGAAATCATCAATTTTCTTACGGTGCTCGATGTGAGCGAGATCCACGGTTACCGATCCGATCTGGGTCTTAGGGTATTCAAGGAAAAGGTGCTGGACAGGCACATGATTACCACCTCCATTGGCGGAATGGCCATTGGAAAGAAGAAAAAGCAATTAATCTAA